The Nocardioides ginsengisegetis region ACCGCGATCCTGCTGACGCTCGCCGGCTTCGTGACGGGCTCGGTGCTGGGCGCGTACACGTTCAGCTTCTGGACCACCACGCTGCCCTCGCACCCGCCGGTGTCGCTGGCCGACACGTTCGGCGGCTACCTCGGCGCCTGGGCGGTCTCCCTCGCGGTCATGGCGGCGATCGTCGCGGTGACCTACGTGATCGCGCGGCGCGGCGACGTGCCGCCGGTCGAGGAGCCCCCGGTCGCCACGGGGGCGGCCCGGGCCGTGCGCGGGTCGTGGCCGCTGTGGGTCGGCGCCCTGCTGCTGGCCGGCCTCAACGCCGTCACGCTGTACGTGTCGGGTGGCGCGTGGGGTGTCACCTTCGCGTTCTCGCTGTGGGGCTCGAAGCTGCTCGACGCGCTCGGGGTCGACGTGTTGTCCTGGCCGTTCTGGCAGGACCCGGCCAACCTGGCGAAGTACCAGGCGGGCTTCCTCGCCGAGAAGACCTCGGTCATGGACCTCGGCATCATCGTCGGGGCGCTCGTCGCCTCGGCCGCGGCGGGTGCCTTCGTGGTGCACCGCCGGATCCCCGGGAAGCTCGCACTCGGCGCCGTCCTCGGCGGTGTGCTCATGGGCTACGGCGCGCGGATCGCGTTCGGCTGCAACATCGGCGCCTACTTCGGCGGCATCGCCTCCTTCAGCCTGCACGGCTGGCTGTGGGGCCTGATGGCGCTGGCCGGCACCTTCGTCGGGCTCCGGCTGCGGCCGCTGTTCGGGCTCACCAACCCCAAGCCGGCGGACTCCGTCTGCTGATCCCGGCGTTAATTCGATTGCGGCGCCCGGGGCGGGACCTCCACGATGGTCCCGCCCCGGGCGCTGCCACCTCCGCAGCCGTGCCCATGACCGAGAGGAGCCGTGACATGTCGATGACTGTCCCCGGCCTGTCCGCAGACCGCACCCCTCTCACCTCATGGAGCACTCACACCGATGTCCCAGGACTTCACGCAACACGAGCTTGACCCTTCCTTCGTCTTCGACTTCGAGGCGTACGACGACGACCTCCCGGACGGCCAGCGCTGGTCGACCTGGCTGAGCGTCGAGCCGCTCTGCCGGGGCCCGCAGCCGCGCCCCGACTGGGTGGTGACCTCCCAGGCCGCCCTCGACACCGACCTCGGCATCCTCAAGACCGGCAAGGAGGCCGACGCGTTCCTGCTGGAGCGCGCCGTCCCCGGGTCCGAGGCCCTCGGGGAGTCGGTCGTCATGGTGGCCAAGCGCTACCGCAGCACCGACCACCGCAACTTCCACCGCGCCGCGTCCTACACCGAGGGCCGCAGCATGAAGCGCTCGCGCGACGAGCGCGCCCTCAAGCGCAACAGCACGTGGGGCCGGATCGTCGCCGCCGGCGAGTGGGCGATCTCGGAGTGGGACGCCCTCAAGCGCTGCCACGAGCTGGGCCTGCCGGTCCCCTACCCCGTCCAGATCGACGGCACCGAGATCCTCATGGAGTGGATCACCGTCGAGGGCGAGGACGGCACGCAGACGGCCCCGCGGCTGGCGCAGACCCGGCCGGACCCGGTCCTGCTGGCGTCGTACTTCGACCAGCTCCGGGACGCGATGGCCACGATGGTGCAGGACGGGATCGTCCACGGCGACCTGTCGCCGTACAACGTCCTCGCGGCCGGCGAGCGGCTGGTCATCATCGACCTGCCGCAGATCGTCGACCTGGTGGGCAACACCAACGGCATGGACTTCCTGCTCCGCGACTGCACCAACATGTGCACCTGGTTCCGGGCGCGGGGCCTCGACGTCGACGAGCACGACCTCTTCGGTGACCTGATGGCGCACGCCTTTTGAGACCTGTTCGGGGGAGCGCCGGCCGAGCGTGGTCTAGGTTCGCCGCGTGAGGCGTTCCCGAGGCCGCGTGGTCCACGTCGAGTCCCTGGCCGAGTTCGACCGGCGGATCGGCGCGGGTGCCGGGTCGCTGTCGGGGTGGCGGGTGCAGGACGTGGACCTCTCGGACCGGGGCGCTGCGCTGGCCGGCGCCCGCACGGCCGGAGCGACGTTCCTGGGCTGCACCTTCGCCGAGGGCGAGGCCGCGCGGCTCGAGGCGACGGGCGCCCTGGTGCTCCCGGCGATCCCCGGCGTGCCGGTCGACACCTACCGCGCCGAGCTCTACACCGCCGCCGAGCTCTACGACTCCCCCACCTACCGCACCACCACGGACGCCCGCGCCTACGCGTGGTCGCAGCGGACGGCAGACCCCGACGCGACCCTCGCCCGCGCCCTGCACGACCACGCGATCGACGAGGCACTCACCGCGTGGACGGCGACGCGGCGCCTGGTCGGCGTAATGGGCGGGCACGCCGCTGAGCGGGGCTCGGAGGAGTACGCCGCAGCCGCGTCCCTCGGGCGGCTGCTCGGCCGCGACCACGTGGTGGCGACCGGCGGCGGCCCGGGCGCGATGGAGGCGGCCAACCTGGGCGGCCGCCTGTCGTCGCGACCGGCCGACGCCCTGGACGAGGCCCTGCGGTCGCTGGCCGCCGTGCCGTCGTACCGGCCCTCGGTCGACGCCTGGGTGGGGGCCGCCCTCGACGTGGACCTGCCGGCGGACAGCGAGTCCCTCGGGATCCCGACCTGGCACTACGGGCACGAGCCGCCCAACGTCTTCGCGACCGCGATCGCGAAGTACTTCCGCAACGCCACCCGCGAGGCGATCCTGCTCGAGGTCTGCGACGCGGGGATCGTCTTCCTGCCCGGCGCCGGCGGCACCGTCCAGGAGGTCTTCCAGGACGCGTGCGAGAACTACTACGCCGACGAGTCGTCGGTCGCGCCGATGGTGCTCGTGGGGGCGACGTACTGGACCGGGACGCTGCCCGCCTGGCCCCTGCTCTCCTCCCTCGCCCGCGGACGCCCGATGGAGGGGCGGGTGCACCTCGTCGACTCGGTCGAGGAGGCGGCGGACCTGGTGGCCGAGGGCTGCTGAGCGGCTACTCGACGGCGGCGAGCTGGCCGCAGGCCCCGTCGATGTCGCTGCCGCGGGTGTCGCGCACCGTCGTCGGGATGCCCTTGGCCTCCAGCCGGCGCACGAACTCGCGCTCGTCCTTGGGGTCCGAGGCGGTCCACTTGGAGCCCGGCGTCGGGTTGAGCGGGATCAGGTTGACGTGCACCCAGCCCCAGTCGCCGTAGGAGTTCAGGACGTCGCCGAGCAGGTCGGCACGCCAGGCCTGGTCGTTGATGCCGCGCATCATGGCGTACTCGATGGAGACCCGGCGCTTGGTCTTCGCGGCGTAGTCCCAGGCCGCCTCGACGGTCTCGGCGACCGAGAAGCGGGTGTTGATCGGGACGAGCTCGTTGCGGAGCTCGTCGTCGGGCGCGTGCAGGCTGAGGGCGAGGGTGACCGGGATGCCCTCCTCGGTCAGCTGCTTCATCCGGGGCACCAGGCCGACGGTGGAGACGGTGATGCCGCGGGCCGACATGCCGAGACCGTCGGGGGTGGGGTCGGTGAGCCGGCGTACGGCGCCGATGACGGCCTTGTAGTTGGCCAGCGGCTCGCCCATCCCCATGAACACCACGTTGGAGACGCGACCCGGACCGCCCGGGACCTCGTCGCGGGCCAGCGCCCGGGCGCCTGCGACGACCTGCTCGACGATCTCGGCGGTGGACATGTTGCGCTGGAGGCCGCCCTGGCCGGTGGCGCAGAAGGGGCAGGCCATGCCGCAGCCGGCCTGGCTCGAGACGCACATGGTCACGCGGCCGGGGTAGCGCATCAGCACCGACTCGACGAGCGCGCCGTCGAAGAGCTTCCACAGGGTCTTGCGGGTGGTGCCCTTGTCGGCCTCGAGCGTCCGCAGCGGCGTCATCAGCGTGGGCAGCAGCGCGGCGACGAGGTCGTCGCGCTGACCGGCCGGCAGGTCGGTCATCTCGGCCGGGTCGTCGACCAGACGGGAGAAGTAGTGGGTGCTGAGCTGCTTGGCGCGGAAGCCCGGGAGGCCCTGCTCGGCGAGCAGCGCCTTGCGCTCCTCGGCGGTGAGGTCGGCGAGGTGGCGCGGTGGCTTCTTGCGGCCGCGCGGCTCGTCGAAGACCAGGGGCAGGGTCTTCACGGGGGTGCTGTCGGGGGCGTCAGGGGAGGACATCAGGTCCCGATCATCCCATCCGGGCGCACCCGGTGGCGAAACGTCAGTCCTGGTACTGGAAGAGGTACCACAGCACGAGCGCCGTCACGCCGCCCACGACGAGGGCCGTGGCGACCATGCCGATCAGCATGTAGAGGCCGAAGCGGCGCGTGCGCGGGGCCGTGATCAGGGCGGCCGGGACGCCCAGCATGACCAGGACCAGCGGGAAGAGGTCCTCGGCGGTGTGGTCGTCGAAGAGCAGGTGCAGGATGCCGGCGAAGACCCCGGGGATCACGATCACGAAGGCGAGCCCGGAGAAGAAGCCCGTCAGGGCCGTGAACGTCGGGTGGTCGCGGTGCCACCAGTCCGGCTGCCGATCGACGGCGCCGTCCCGGGGAGTCTGCTCGGTGGTCATCGCCCCGATCCTCTCAGAGACCGTGCCCCGAAGCACGGACCCCCGCGCGGGACGCTCGTCACGCCCGGGACAGGTCGTCGTGCTGCCCTGGCGCTTGTCGCGGTGCCCCGTGCCCGCCACGCTGGGGCCATGGAGGTCTGGTTCCTCGACGCGTCGGGCGCGCACCGGCGCGAGCCCGACGACGTGGTGGAGCTCTTCGCCCATGAGGAGGGCTTCTGGTGGGTCGACGTGCCCGTGTGGGACGAGGACGCCGACGCACTGCTGACCGGGCTGGGCTGCCACCCGATGGTGATCGAGGGCTGCCGGCAGCGGAACTACGTCCCGACCGTGCACGGGTACGACGACCACGTGTTCGTCACGACGCAGTCCCCCTTCCTGGGCCGGGCCGGCCACGTGCACCTGCTCGAGCTGGACCAGATCGTCGGCCACCACTACCTGGTCACCGTGCACGGCCCCATCAACCCCGAGGTGCCGCTGGACGTGGCGCTGCTCGAGACGGCCGGCGTCCTGGCCCGGATCGAGGGCGAGCGCTTCCATCCCTCCTCCCCCGCCGAGCTGTCCTACGCGATCACCTCGGCGGTCGCGCGCCGGCAGAGCGGGCTGATCCGGCAGGTCGCCGAGAAGCTGCCGGGCCTGGAGCAGCAGGTGATGACCTCGCAGATGCGTGACCCCGAGGCGCTGCTCGAGACGATGTTCCTGATCCGCCACGAGCTGATCACCACCCGCACGATGGCGGCCCAGTGCCACGACATCTGGGTCCGGATGGCCGGCATCCACCGGATCGCCGACGACCGCGACTCCACCTGGGCCCGCGACCTCGCCGACCAGTTCGACCGGGTGCGCTCGCTGGCCGACGGGGAGTCGCACTTCCTGTTCGGCGTGATCGAGCTCTACCAGACCAAGGTGCACACCAAGATGACCGTCGCCATGGAGCGGCTGGCCGTCATCGCGGCGGTGACGCTGCCCGTCACCGCGATCGCGTCGGTCTACGGCATGAACATGATCGTCTCCCAGCACACGCACTACATCGAGCTCGTCGTCGTGCTCGTCGCGATGCTCGCGATCAGCCTGCTGCTGCTGCGCTGGGCACGCCGGCAAGGGTGGTGGTGAGGCCGCGGCTCAGTCGTCGACCCTGATCAGGTCGGGCATGGCCATCGACTGCCACCGGTCGAGGTCGGGGGCCTGGCCGGCCAGGTCCGCGGCGGCGAGGGTCCAGGCGGTGCCGTGGCCGACCAGGACGACGTCCTCGCGGGCGTGGACGTCGCGGATCCTGGTGACCGCGGCGACCACCCGGTCGCGGCAGGCGTCGAGGGTCTCCCAGCCGGGGTGGGCGCTGAGGTGCGGCTCGGCGAAGGCACGACGTACGACGGCCGGGAAGTCCTCGATCCAGTCGGCGGAGTCGCGCACGTGCTCGCGGAGGTCGTCGACGATGCCGACGTCGGACTCGGTGAGCAGCTGGGCGGTCGCGACCGCCTTGGGCTCCGGCGAGCAGAACCAGGCCGCCCGCTGCGGCAGGCGGCCGGACTCGCGCAGCGCCCACACGTCGTCGAAGCCGACGGGGTCCAGCTCCCAGGTGTGGGCGGGGCGCGCCGGGTCGATCGCCGGCCGGCCGTGGCGGACCAGGAAGAGCGTCACGCCGGGGCCCTCACTGGAAGACGAGGTAGTGCAGCAGCAGCCAGATCGGGGCGATCGTGGCCAGCAGCGAGTCGAGCCGGTCCATCAGGCCGCCGTGGCCCGGGATCACCTGGCTCATGTCCTTGATGCCGAGGTCGCGCTTGATCACCGACTCGCACAGGTCGCCGAGGGTGGCCATCACGACCGCGATGGCGCCGAGGGCCAGGCCGACCCACCAGTCGCCGTCGAGCAGGTAGACCACCAGGGCGACGCCGGCGGCGCCGCAGAAGACCGCCGACCCGGCGAAGCCCTCCCACGACTTCTTCGGGGAGATGACCGGGGCCATGGGGTGCTTGCCGAATAGGACACCGGCGACGTAGCCCCCGATGTCGGAGGCGATGGTGACGCCGATGAAGGCGATGATGCCCTTGACGCCCGCGTCGTCGATGCCGCCGGCGGAGAACGACGTCCCGCCCTCGGCCAGCATCAGGGCGACGAACGATCCGAGGAACGGGACGTAGACGAGCGTGAACACCGAGGCCGTGGCGTTCATGACGTAGCCGTCGATGCCGCGGCGCAGCAGCCACAACATGATGACCAGCGCCGTGACCGCGGTGGCCGTGACGAGCGCCGGAGCACCGTAGAAGTAGGCCACGACGACCATGACGACGCCGCCCAGCATCAGCGGCTGCTCGGGCAGGTCGATGTGCTTGGCCAGCATCCCCTGGTGGAGCTCCCACACGGCCACCACGACCGCGACCGCGACGATCAGCATGAAGGCCGTCTTGAAGAAGAACAGCGAGGTGCCGATCGCGGCGAGCAGGACGATCGCGGACAGGACGGCCGCGCGCAGGTCGCGCCCGGCCCGGCCGTGGTCCTTCTGCGGCGCCGCCGGGGCGCCGGACGAGGTGTCGGTCATGGTCGGTTGCCGGGTCCTCAGACCTCGAGCAGCTCGGCTTCCTTGTTCTTGAGCATGTCGTCGATCGCGTCGGTGTGCTTCTTGGTGATCGAGTCGAGGCGCTTCTCGGCACCGGTGACGTCGTCCTTGCCGACCTCGCCGTCCTTCTCGAGCTTCTCCAGGCCCTGCTTGGCCGTGCGGCGCAGGTTGCGCACCGCGACGCGGCCGTCCTCGGCCTTGGCCTTGGCGACCTTGATGTACTCCTTGCGGCGCTCCTCGGTCAGCTCGGGGAACACGCAGCGCAGCATCTTGCCGTCGTTGGAGGGGTTCACGCCGAGGTCGGAGTCGCGGATGGCCCGCTCGATGTTGCCCATCGCGCCCACGTCGTAGGGCTGGATCAGGATGATCCGCGCCTCGGGGGCGGTGAAGGACGCCAGCTGCTGGAGCGGGGTCGGCGAGCCGTAGTAGTCCACGGTGATCTTGCTGAACATGCTCGGCTGCGCCCGGCCCGCCCGGATCGCCGCGAACTCCTCGCGCGTCGCGTCGACCGACTTGTCCATCTTGGAGTCGGCCTCGTTGAGGATGTCGTTGATCACGGCTGCTTCCTTACTGCGTGGGTGCTGTCGTTGCGTGGGTGGTCGAGGCTGGTGCGAATGGCCCGTCAGCCTGCGCTGACGAGCGTGCCAATCTTCTCACCCTGCACGACGCGCAGGATGTTGCCCTCGGGCTCCATGCCGAAGACGACCATCGGCAGCTTGTTCTCCCCGCACAGGGCGAACGCCGTCTGGTCCATGATCCGCAGGCCCTGCTGGATGGCCTCGTCGTAGGTGAGGTTGTCGTACTTGGTGGCCGTGGGGTCGAGCTTGGGGTCGGCGCTGTAGACGCCGTCGACGCCGCTCTTGGCCACGAGGACGACGTCGCACTTGCTCTCCAGCGCCCGCTGGACCGCGACGGTGTCGGTGGAGAAGAAGGGCATGCCCATGCCGGCACCGAAGATGACCACCCGGCCCTTCTCCATGTGCCGGATGGCGCGGCGCGGGACGTAGGGCTCGGCGACCTGGCCCATGGTGATGGCGGTCTGGACGCGGGTCTCGACGTCCATCTTCTCCAGGAAGTCCTGGAGGGCGAGGCAGTTCATCACGATGCCGAGCATGCCCATGTAGTCGGCACGGACCCGGTCCATGCCGCGCTGCTGGAGCTCGGCGCCACGGAAGAAGTTGCCGCCACCCGTCACGACGGCGATCTGGACGCCGGCCTGGGCGACGTTGGCGATCTCGCGGGCGATCTTCTGGACGACGTCGGGGTCGACGCCGACCTTCCCTCCTCCGAAGACCTCGCCGGAGAGCTTGAGGAGGACACGCTTGTAGCCGGTCACGGAAGTCCCTTCGTGCACTGCGCGGGGTGGCGGGCAAGCGAGAAGGCCGGTTCGATGATCAGTGTCTGAGTCATCGAACCGGCCTCCTCGTGTGGTCTGGCTGCAACCTATCCGGTCAGGCGCCGACCTCGAAACGGGCGAACCGCTTCAGGCTGGTACCGGACGCGTCGAGGACGGCCTTGACGGTCTTCTTGTTCTCGGTGACCGACGGCTGCTCGAGCAGGACGACGTCCTTGAAGAAGCCGTTGAGGCGACCCTCGGTGATCTTGGCGATCGCCTGCTCGGGCTTGCCCTCCTCGCGGGAGGTCGCCTCGGCGATCTCGCGCTCCTTGGCGACGATGTCCGCGGGGACCTCGTCACGGGTGAGGTACTGCGGACGCATCGCGGCGACCTGCATCGCGGCGGCGCGAGCGGCGTCCTCGTCACCGTCGTACTCGACGAGCACGCCGACGGCGGGCGGCAGGTCGGCGGCACGCTTGTGCATGTAGACGACGACGTCGCCCTCGAAGTAGGCCACGCGGCCGAGCTCGATCTTCTCGCCGATGGTCATGGCCAGGTTGGCGACGACCTCGCCCACGGTGGAGCCGTCGAGCTCGACGGCCTTGAGGGTCTCGGTGTCGGTGGCCTTGGCGGCGTTGGCCGCGTCGGCGATCTTCTGGGCCACGGCGACGAACTCGTCACCCTTGGCCACGAAGTCGGTCTCGCAGTTGAGCTCGACCAGCGCGCCACCCGAGGTGGCGACCAGGCCGGCCGTGGCCTCGCGGGTCTCGCCACGCTCGGCGGCCTTCTTGCCCAGCTTGATGCGGATCAGCTCAGCGGCCTTGTCGAAGTCGCCGTCCGCCTCGGTCAGCGCCTTCTTGCAGTCCATCATGCCGGCGCCGGAGAGCTCGCGGAGCTTCTTGACGTCGGCGGCGGTGATGTTCGCCATGGGTTCTCTTCCCCTCAGGTTCGTGGTGGTAGTGCGTGGTGCTGGGGGCGCCGGTCACCGGCGCGGCGGCTCGCGTACGTCGTACGGAGCCGCCGCGGTCGGAAACGGTCAGGCCTTGGCCTCGTCGGCGGCCGGGGCCTCGGTGGCGGCCTCGGCGACCTCGGTCGCCTCGGTGGCCTCGGACGCAGCGCCGGTCGCCTCGGACGCCGGGGTCTCCTCGGCGGCCTTCTCGGCGTCGCCGCCGGTGGCCTCGACAGCGGCCTTCTCGGCGTCGCCACCGAGCAGCTCGCGCTCCCACTCGGCCAGCGGCTCCTCGGCACCCACGGCCTCGGCACCCTCGGTCGCCTTCGCGCCGGAGCGGGCGATGAGGCCCTCGGCGACGGCGTCGGCGACGACGCGGGTCAGCAGGCCGACGGCGCGGATCGCGTCGTCGTTGCCGGGGATCGGGAAGTCGACCAGGTCGGGGTCGCAGTTGGAGTCCAGGATGCCGATGATCGGGATGCGCAGCTTGCGCGCCTCCTCGACGGCCAGGTGCTCCTTGTTGGTGTCGACGATCCACACGGCCGAAGGCGTGCGGCTCATCTCGCGGATTCCGCCGAGCGACTTGTTCAGCTTGTCGCGCTCGCGGCGCATCTGGAGCAGCTCCTTCTTCGTGCGGCTGCTGCCGGCCACGTCGTCGAAGTCGATCTCGTCGAGCTCCTTGAGGCGGTTGATCCGCTGGTGCACCGTCTGGAAGTTGGTGAGCATGCCGCCGAGCCAGCGCTGGTTGACGTAGGGCATGCCGACGCGGGTCGCCTGCTCGGCGATCGCCTCCTGGGCCTGCTTCTTCGTGCCGACGAACATCACGGTGCCGCCCTTGGCGACGGTCTCCTTGATGAAGGCGTACGAGCGGTCGATGTAGGCCAGCGACTGCTGCAGGTCGATGATGTAGATGCCGTTGCGCTCGGTCATGATGAAGCGCTTCATCTTCGGGTTCCAGCGACGGGTCTGGTGTCCGAAGTGCACGCCGCTCTCGAGAAGCTGGCGCATGGTCACGACTGCCATGTGATGTCTCCTGTTGTGTGGAGCGCACCCCGTCTGTGCGCCCTTGTGATCAGGACGCACCGGTGGTGGCTCCGGTTGTGTTTTCAGTTTCGATGCCCCCGACGGGTGCCGGGTGCCCTGACGCCTGCGCGCGACCCCACCGGCGACTGGTTGCCCAGGTGCCGGACCGAGGATCGTCGCCCACGGGTGGCCGGAGTCCAGAAGTCAGGCTCCGTCGCGGTCTGCGGACGTGCGAAGTCAATCCACGCGTTTCCATGCGGATTGCGCGGACCAGACTACGTGACGCGGGCCTCGGGCCGCGAATCGGAGACGGACCGGGCCGCGAGGCGTCCACAGGGGCAGCGACCGCGGTGCTTCTCCACCGTCTTGACCCGGCGGCGGGCGCCCGTCCCGGGGCGCGGGCAGGCTCCTCCCATGCACCGTCCCCAGCACCCCGTGGCCTCGTCGGTCACCGCCCTCCGGACCCGGCTCCCCGGGCTCGCCGTGGTCGTCGTCCTGGGCCTGCTCGTGGCCGTCCTCGGCCACGGGCGGGCTCTCG contains the following coding sequences:
- a CDS encoding Rossmann fold nucleotide-binding protein; the protein is MRRSRGRVVHVESLAEFDRRIGAGAGSLSGWRVQDVDLSDRGAALAGARTAGATFLGCTFAEGEAARLEATGALVLPAIPGVPVDTYRAELYTAAELYDSPTYRTTTDARAYAWSQRTADPDATLARALHDHAIDEALTAWTATRRLVGVMGGHAAERGSEEYAAAASLGRLLGRDHVVATGGGPGAMEAANLGGRLSSRPADALDEALRSLAAVPSYRPSVDAWVGAALDVDLPADSESLGIPTWHYGHEPPNVFATAIAKYFRNATREAILLEVCDAGIVFLPGAGGTVQEVFQDACENYYADESSVAPMVLVGATYWTGTLPAWPLLSSLARGRPMEGRVHLVDSVEEAADLVAEGC
- a CDS encoding YeeE/YedE family protein; the encoded protein is MSITERSGGAGTRRLGVPPREARLAPPPAAEAPPPQVGVVLAGLATALVLGLVVFSRSGEIPAILFALGLALGFVLFHSRFGFTSAWRQLVAVRQGKALRAHMLMLAVACTLFAPILATQASYGDVPALPSLAPIGFGLFVGSFLFGVGMQLGGSCASGTLFAIGSGQTAILLTLAGFVTGSVLGAYTFSFWTTTLPSHPPVSLADTFGGYLGAWAVSLAVMAAIVAVTYVIARRGDVPPVEEPPVATGAARAVRGSWPLWVGALLLAGLNAVTLYVSGGAWGVTFAFSLWGSKLLDALGVDVLSWPFWQDPANLAKYQAGFLAEKTSVMDLGIIVGALVASAAAGAFVVHRRIPGKLALGAVLGGVLMGYGARIAFGCNIGAYFGGIASFSLHGWLWGLMALAGTFVGLRLRPLFGLTNPKPADSVC
- the rlmN gene encoding 23S rRNA (adenine(2503)-C(2))-methyltransferase RlmN codes for the protein MSSPDAPDSTPVKTLPLVFDEPRGRKKPPRHLADLTAEERKALLAEQGLPGFRAKQLSTHYFSRLVDDPAEMTDLPAGQRDDLVAALLPTLMTPLRTLEADKGTTRKTLWKLFDGALVESVLMRYPGRVTMCVSSQAGCGMACPFCATGQGGLQRNMSTAEIVEQVVAGARALARDEVPGGPGRVSNVVFMGMGEPLANYKAVIGAVRRLTDPTPDGLGMSARGITVSTVGLVPRMKQLTEEGIPVTLALSLHAPDDELRNELVPINTRFSVAETVEAAWDYAAKTKRRVSIEYAMMRGINDQAWRADLLGDVLNSYGDWGWVHVNLIPLNPTPGSKWTASDPKDEREFVRRLEAKGIPTTVRDTRGSDIDGACGQLAAVE
- the pyrH gene encoding UMP kinase, producing MTGYKRVLLKLSGEVFGGGKVGVDPDVVQKIAREIANVAQAGVQIAVVTGGGNFFRGAELQQRGMDRVRADYMGMLGIVMNCLALQDFLEKMDVETRVQTAITMGQVAEPYVPRRAIRHMEKGRVVIFGAGMGMPFFSTDTVAVQRALESKCDVVLVAKSGVDGVYSADPKLDPTATKYDNLTYDEAIQQGLRIMDQTAFALCGENKLPMVVFGMEPEGNILRVVQGEKIGTLVSAG
- the frr gene encoding ribosome recycling factor; translation: MNDILNEADSKMDKSVDATREEFAAIRAGRAQPSMFSKITVDYYGSPTPLQQLASFTAPEARIILIQPYDVGAMGNIERAIRDSDLGVNPSNDGKMLRCVFPELTEERRKEYIKVAKAKAEDGRVAVRNLRRTAKQGLEKLEKDGEVGKDDVTGAEKRLDSITKKHTDAIDDMLKNKEAELLEV
- the rpsB gene encoding 30S ribosomal protein S2; translation: MAVVTMRQLLESGVHFGHQTRRWNPKMKRFIMTERNGIYIIDLQQSLAYIDRSYAFIKETVAKGGTVMFVGTKKQAQEAIAEQATRVGMPYVNQRWLGGMLTNFQTVHQRINRLKELDEIDFDDVAGSSRTKKELLQMRRERDKLNKSLGGIREMSRTPSAVWIVDTNKEHLAVEEARKLRIPIIGILDSNCDPDLVDFPIPGNDDAIRAVGLLTRVVADAVAEGLIARSGAKATEGAEAVGAEEPLAEWERELLGGDAEKAAVEATGGDAEKAAEETPASEATGAASEATEATEVAEAATEAPAADEAKA
- a CDS encoding serine protein kinase RIO, with the protein product MSQDFTQHELDPSFVFDFEAYDDDLPDGQRWSTWLSVEPLCRGPQPRPDWVVTSQAALDTDLGILKTGKEADAFLLERAVPGSEALGESVVMVAKRYRSTDHRNFHRAASYTEGRSMKRSRDERALKRNSTWGRIVAAGEWAISEWDALKRCHELGLPVPYPVQIDGTEILMEWITVEGEDGTQTAPRLAQTRPDPVLLASYFDQLRDAMATMVQDGIVHGDLSPYNVLAAGERLVIIDLPQIVDLVGNTNGMDFLLRDCTNMCTWFRARGLDVDEHDLFGDLMAHAF
- a CDS encoding CorA family divalent cation transporter yields the protein MEVWFLDASGAHRREPDDVVELFAHEEGFWWVDVPVWDEDADALLTGLGCHPMVIEGCRQRNYVPTVHGYDDHVFVTTQSPFLGRAGHVHLLELDQIVGHHYLVTVHGPINPEVPLDVALLETAGVLARIEGERFHPSSPAELSYAITSAVARRQSGLIRQVAEKLPGLEQQVMTSQMRDPEALLETMFLIRHELITTRTMAAQCHDIWVRMAGIHRIADDRDSTWARDLADQFDRVRSLADGESHFLFGVIELYQTKVHTKMTVAMERLAVIAAVTLPVTAIASVYGMNMIVSQHTHYIELVVVLVAMLAISLLLLRWARRQGWW
- a CDS encoding histidine phosphatase family protein, with product MTLFLVRHGRPAIDPARPAHTWELDPVGFDDVWALRESGRLPQRAAWFCSPEPKAVATAQLLTESDVGIVDDLREHVRDSADWIEDFPAVVRRAFAEPHLSAHPGWETLDACRDRVVAAVTRIRDVHAREDVVLVGHGTAWTLAAADLAGQAPDLDRWQSMAMPDLIRVDD
- a CDS encoding phosphatidate cytidylyltransferase translates to MTDTSSGAPAAPQKDHGRAGRDLRAAVLSAIVLLAAIGTSLFFFKTAFMLIVAVAVVVAVWELHQGMLAKHIDLPEQPLMLGGVVMVVVAYFYGAPALVTATAVTALVIMLWLLRRGIDGYVMNATASVFTLVYVPFLGSFVALMLAEGGTSFSAGGIDDAGVKGIIAFIGVTIASDIGGYVAGVLFGKHPMAPVISPKKSWEGFAGSAVFCGAAGVALVVYLLDGDWWVGLALGAIAVVMATLGDLCESVIKRDLGIKDMSQVIPGHGGLMDRLDSLLATIAPIWLLLHYLVFQ
- the tsf gene encoding translation elongation factor Ts; this translates as MANITAADVKKLRELSGAGMMDCKKALTEADGDFDKAAELIRIKLGKKAAERGETREATAGLVATSGGALVELNCETDFVAKGDEFVAVAQKIADAANAAKATDTETLKAVELDGSTVGEVVANLAMTIGEKIELGRVAYFEGDVVVYMHKRAADLPPAVGVLVEYDGDEDAARAAAMQVAAMRPQYLTRDEVPADIVAKEREIAEATSREEGKPEQAIAKITEGRLNGFFKDVVLLEQPSVTENKKTVKAVLDASGTSLKRFARFEVGA